The following coding sequences lie in one Candidatus Methanomethylophilaceae archaeon genomic window:
- the mtnA gene encoding S-methyl-5-thioribose-1-phosphate isomerase — MKATVSGENRDIRAVWFEGGKVMMIDQRKLPAEVAVKSFSGYMDVAEAIRNMTVRGAPSIGASAAYAMCLAALKGCDLTEAAKDIKAARPTANDLFYAVDYMAGKLSEGADPVVAADGYAQMMVDKCSRIGEFGAELIKDGMKLMTHCNAGALATVDVGTALAPMRKAKEQGKKFFVYASETRPRLQGMQLTAWELGQEGIDHAIIPDGASAYYMSKGVDMIITGADRIAANGDFANKIGTFDKAIVAKRFGIPFYVAAPISTFDFGTKNGDGIVIEQRSEEEVTMIGGMRIAPEGSPALNPAFDVTPAELVTGFITEKGILRPDEISKVNL; from the coding sequence ATGAAAGCGACTGTGAGCGGGGAAAACCGCGATATCAGAGCCGTCTGGTTCGAGGGCGGAAAGGTCATGATGATAGATCAGCGGAAACTTCCCGCGGAAGTCGCGGTGAAATCGTTCTCCGGATATATGGACGTCGCGGAAGCCATACGCAACATGACAGTCCGCGGAGCGCCTTCGATAGGAGCATCCGCAGCTTACGCGATGTGCCTGGCGGCTCTGAAAGGATGCGACTTGACTGAAGCCGCCAAAGACATAAAGGCGGCCAGGCCGACGGCGAACGACCTCTTCTACGCGGTAGACTACATGGCGGGAAAACTGTCGGAAGGAGCCGATCCCGTGGTGGCCGCCGACGGCTACGCCCAGATGATGGTCGACAAATGCTCCCGCATTGGGGAGTTCGGAGCAGAGCTCATCAAAGACGGGATGAAGCTGATGACCCATTGCAACGCGGGAGCGCTGGCGACGGTGGATGTCGGGACCGCCCTGGCGCCGATGAGGAAGGCGAAGGAACAGGGGAAGAAGTTCTTCGTCTACGCGTCCGAGACCAGGCCGCGCCTGCAGGGAATGCAGCTTACCGCATGGGAGCTCGGCCAGGAAGGCATAGACCACGCGATCATCCCCGACGGGGCATCGGCATATTACATGTCCAAAGGGGTGGACATGATAATCACCGGAGCCGACAGGATCGCTGCCAACGGGGATTTCGCCAACAAGATCGGGACTTTCGACAAGGCCATCGTAGCCAAGCGCTTCGGGATACCGTTCTATGTCGCCGCGCCCATATCCACTTTCGATTTCGGCACCAAGAACGGGGACGGAATAGTCATCGAACAGAGATCGGAAGAGGAAGTGACCATGATCGGAGGGATGAGAATCGCCCCAGAGGGATCTCCCGCCCTGAATCCCGCGTTCGACGTCACTCCGGCGGAGCTCGTCACCGGATTCATCACCGAGAAGGGGATACTCAGGCCGGACGAGATCTCCAAGGTGAACCTATGA
- a CDS encoding translation initiation factor IF-5A, whose translation MWEMKEIRELKEGRYVNVDEEPCKIVKITTSKPGKHGSAKANIDAVSIFTGAKKSIVGPVSTKVQVPMIDKRKGQILSISDKEAMVMDLETFEQLSITINDDAEQKIEEGAEVLYLVAMGRYKFL comes from the coding sequence ATGTGGGAGATGAAAGAGATCAGAGAGCTGAAAGAGGGAAGGTACGTCAACGTCGACGAAGAGCCCTGCAAAATCGTGAAAATCACGACTTCCAAGCCCGGAAAACATGGATCCGCGAAAGCGAACATCGATGCGGTCAGCATCTTCACCGGAGCGAAGAAATCCATCGTCGGACCTGTCAGCACCAAAGTGCAGGTCCCTATGATCGACAAAAGAAAGGGACAGATCCTGTCAATCTCCGACAAAGAAGCCATGGTCATGGACCTCGAGACCTTCGAGCAGCTCTCCATCACCATCAACGATGACGCCGAGCAGAAGATCGAGGAAGGGGCCGAAGTCCTCTACCTCGTCGCCATGGGCAGATACAAGTTCCTGTGA
- a CDS encoding ribosomal biogenesis protein gives MAILVTKWFGVFLVDEKSGKVKDSRLMPHDTHEVAEKLADMQRGNLLPEERELAASAGGKISVGDRRQSELGKPELFDSSFITPDKYGFSDEFMHEAMMELGKLRTSEPIPRDRNLVQAIRNLDDQIETINLYSERLHEWYGMHFPELADYAHDARYADLVARYGDRDQIIEELGIGISSIGSDFDPDDMRAVQDLADTLCRLYDDKKNTESYISGIVSTACPNLCAMLGGPLAARLISLAGGLERLASLPSSTVQLLGAEKAMFRHLKSGKRPPKHGIIFQHPEIHRSPYWQRGKIARALAGKILIAAKVDQYGGEFCGDRLNEEFAARVENIKKRYPEAPKKPQKSSKQRGKPGKKGKMRRRR, from the coding sequence ATGGCAATATTGGTGACCAAATGGTTCGGCGTGTTTCTCGTCGACGAGAAATCCGGCAAGGTGAAAGACAGCCGTCTGATGCCCCATGACACGCACGAAGTCGCGGAGAAGCTCGCCGACATGCAGAGGGGGAACCTCCTGCCGGAGGAGAGGGAGCTGGCCGCATCCGCCGGAGGCAAGATTTCCGTCGGCGACCGCAGGCAGTCCGAGCTCGGGAAGCCTGAGCTGTTCGATTCCTCATTCATAACCCCGGACAAGTACGGGTTCAGCGACGAGTTCATGCACGAAGCCATGATGGAGCTCGGGAAGCTGAGGACATCCGAGCCGATACCCCGCGACAGGAACCTCGTGCAGGCCATCAGAAACTTGGACGACCAGATAGAGACCATCAACCTCTACAGCGAAAGGCTCCACGAGTGGTATGGCATGCATTTCCCGGAGCTCGCTGACTATGCCCATGACGCCAGATACGCCGATCTGGTGGCGAGATACGGCGACAGGGACCAGATCATCGAGGAGCTCGGGATAGGGATATCGTCAATAGGATCCGATTTCGATCCGGACGACATGCGCGCCGTCCAGGATCTGGCCGATACTTTGTGCCGCCTCTACGACGACAAAAAGAACACGGAGAGCTACATAAGCGGGATAGTCTCGACGGCATGCCCCAATCTCTGCGCAATGCTCGGAGGCCCACTGGCGGCCAGATTGATCTCCCTTGCCGGAGGATTGGAAAGGCTGGCATCTCTCCCGTCGTCCACGGTCCAGCTTCTGGGGGCCGAGAAGGCCATGTTCAGGCACCTGAAATCCGGTAAAAGGCCGCCGAAGCACGGCATAATCTTCCAGCATCCGGAAATCCACAGGTCCCCATACTGGCAGAGAGGGAAGATAGCCCGCGCTCTCGCCGGGAAAATACTGATAGCCGCTAAAGTCGACCAATACGGGGGCGAGTTCTGCGGAGACAGACTCAACGAGGAATTCGCCGCAAGGGTGGAGAACATAAAGAAACGCTATCCGGAAGCCCCGAAGAAACCCCAGAAAAGCTCGAAGCAGCGCGGGAAGCCCGGGAAGAAAGGCAAAATGCGCAGGCGCCGATGA
- the speB gene encoding agmatinase yields MSFGISYAGAESEYDDADVVIYGIPYDHTACFKAGAREAPTAIRRASYNFEEIHFEHGIHQPRLNVCDYGNCDDFVLPEDMFAEVDFCVGPAIRDGKFTVAIGGEHSVNIPIIRNFESSGVAVISIDAHLDSRDEYLGTPNSHACVMRRAAEHVGIDNTFVIGCRAIGEEELDRDDPIPFISSYEVMDNGIGWAIKKALDSVRSEKIYLTIDIDGIDPAFAPGTGTPEPFGLMPIDVKKVINAVGDRMVGFDVVEVCPPADPAGITSILAARYINEAIAVHAKSLRN; encoded by the coding sequence ATGTCGTTCGGGATCTCATATGCGGGCGCGGAATCGGAATACGACGATGCCGATGTCGTCATCTATGGGATCCCTTACGACCACACCGCCTGCTTCAAAGCGGGCGCGAGAGAGGCTCCGACAGCCATCAGACGGGCCTCCTACAATTTTGAGGAAATACATTTCGAGCACGGCATACACCAGCCCAGGCTGAACGTATGCGATTATGGGAACTGCGACGATTTCGTCCTTCCCGAAGACATGTTCGCGGAGGTCGATTTCTGCGTCGGCCCGGCCATAAGGGACGGCAAATTCACCGTCGCGATCGGCGGCGAGCACAGCGTGAACATCCCCATCATAAGGAACTTCGAGAGCAGCGGCGTCGCAGTCATATCCATAGACGCGCACCTTGATTCCAGGGACGAATACCTCGGGACCCCCAACAGCCACGCCTGCGTCATGAGGCGCGCCGCGGAGCACGTCGGCATCGACAACACCTTCGTCATCGGATGCCGCGCCATCGGCGAGGAGGAACTGGACAGGGACGACCCGATACCGTTCATCAGCTCTTACGAAGTCATGGACAACGGGATCGGTTGGGCCATCAAAAAGGCGCTGGACAGCGTGAGAAGCGAGAAGATCTACCTTACGATCGACATCGACGGCATAGATCCCGCCTTCGCACCCGGAACCGGAACCCCCGAACCCTTCGGCCTCATGCCGATAGACGTGAAGAAGGTCATAAACGCCGTAGGGGACAGGATGGTCGGGTTCGACGTCGTCGAAGTATGCCCTCCAGCAGATCCGGCAGGGATAACATCGATCCTCGCCGCCAGATATATCAACGAGGCCATCGCGGTCCATGCGAAAAGCCTCAGGAACTGA
- a CDS encoding class II aldolase/adducin family protein, whose protein sequence is MNEMHARERLAEICKLLYDRKITVSAGGNMSVRISGSEILITPSGTNKGMLKPEDMVKLGLDGKVLSGGKPSIEHRFHLALYRMNPDTNAVVHCHPLHCTALASLGKPIRSNITPEGVLLLGKVPMIPYYTPGSEELVEAVAKEGHAMAMLMERHGALTQGKTLEEAYDRMEELEFQANLQMIARGAEDLPIDEIRKLEGMR, encoded by the coding sequence ATGAACGAGATGCATGCGCGCGAACGCTTGGCCGAGATCTGCAAACTGCTGTACGACAGGAAGATAACGGTCTCAGCCGGCGGGAACATGAGCGTCAGGATAAGCGGATCCGAGATTCTCATCACGCCGTCCGGAACCAACAAGGGCATGCTCAAGCCCGAAGACATGGTGAAGCTGGGCCTGGATGGGAAAGTCCTCTCAGGAGGCAAACCGTCGATCGAGCACAGATTCCACCTCGCCCTGTACAGGATGAATCCCGATACCAACGCCGTGGTCCATTGCCACCCGCTGCACTGCACCGCCTTGGCCTCTCTGGGGAAGCCCATAAGAAGCAACATAACCCCGGAAGGAGTCCTTCTGCTGGGGAAGGTGCCGATGATCCCTTACTACACGCCGGGATCGGAGGAGCTGGTGGAAGCGGTCGCGAAGGAAGGGCATGCGATGGCGATGCTCATGGAAAGGCACGGCGCCCTGACGCAGGGGAAGACTTTGGAAGAAGCCTACGACAGGATGGAGGAGCTCGAATTCCAGGCGAACCTGCAGATGATCGCCAGAGGCGCGGAAGACCTACCCATAGACGAGATAAGGAAGCTGGAAGGGATGAGATAA
- the glmM gene encoding phosphoglucosamine mutase has translation MASMFGTDGIRGVVNVTMTPKFALRLGKAAGKVLGGKVAIATDTRSSADMIKSAVSSGLVASGCDVLDLGILPVPALQHYVKVRADISGGIMVTASHNPPEFNGIKCISSDGTEASRGDERKIEEAFSGQLDDVDWLFAGDIDEVEDAEDEYVDSVVSSVDAEAIRSAGLTVCADCANGASYSVVPAVLGKLGVRTVAVNCYPSAGPSKNGPAELKALMAASNADFGVTFDEDADRCFFTAPDGRDISGDAALAIIARSVLSEGPGKVFTPVSTSSMVDDVVSAAGGLVVRTPVGAPAVARMMMESDSVLGGEESGGLIFPRHQYCRDGAMAMAVMLECVSKRGSLSDQLDSLPEYHSVKAKVACPEDKREVLYDRMKEKVSGLRTDLTDGLKIFFDDGWVLLRASGTEPSFRIFSESKDKEKAESRAEEYVSMAEEFLSS, from the coding sequence ATGGCTTCGATGTTCGGGACCGACGGGATCAGAGGCGTCGTCAACGTCACCATGACGCCCAAATTCGCTCTGCGCCTCGGCAAGGCCGCCGGCAAGGTTCTGGGCGGCAAAGTGGCGATCGCCACGGACACCCGCTCTTCCGCGGATATGATCAAGAGCGCGGTATCTTCCGGCCTTGTGGCGTCCGGATGCGATGTTTTGGATTTAGGCATACTCCCTGTCCCGGCGCTGCAGCATTACGTGAAAGTCCGCGCCGACATCTCGGGCGGGATAATGGTGACCGCATCCCACAATCCGCCGGAGTTCAACGGCATCAAGTGCATCTCCTCCGATGGAACCGAGGCTTCGAGGGGCGATGAGCGCAAGATTGAGGAAGCCTTTTCCGGGCAGTTGGACGACGTCGATTGGCTTTTCGCCGGCGACATCGATGAGGTCGAGGACGCTGAGGACGAATACGTCGATTCGGTGGTCTCTTCGGTGGACGCCGAGGCGATAAGGTCTGCGGGCCTCACAGTCTGCGCGGATTGCGCCAACGGTGCGTCCTATTCCGTCGTTCCCGCGGTTCTCGGGAAGCTGGGCGTGCGTACCGTTGCCGTGAATTGCTACCCTTCTGCCGGTCCCTCCAAGAACGGCCCGGCGGAATTGAAGGCTCTCATGGCGGCATCCAACGCGGATTTCGGCGTTACCTTCGACGAGGACGCCGACAGATGCTTCTTTACGGCTCCGGACGGCAGGGATATATCGGGAGACGCCGCATTGGCCATAATCGCCCGCAGCGTGCTGTCGGAAGGCCCCGGGAAGGTTTTCACTCCGGTCAGCACCTCTTCCATGGTGGATGACGTTGTGTCCGCGGCCGGAGGTCTGGTCGTGCGCACTCCGGTCGGCGCACCGGCCGTCGCCAGGATGATGATGGAATCGGATTCCGTCCTGGGCGGAGAGGAGAGCGGAGGCCTGATATTCCCGAGGCACCAGTATTGCCGCGACGGCGCGATGGCCATGGCCGTCATGCTGGAGTGCGTATCCAAAAGAGGTTCGCTGTCCGACCAGCTGGATTCCCTCCCGGAATACCACTCGGTGAAAGCCAAAGTGGCTTGCCCGGAAGACAAAAGGGAAGTTCTGTACGACCGCATGAAAGAGAAGGTATCCGGCCTAAGAACCGATCTGACGGACGGTCTGAAGATATTTTTCGATGATGGCTGGGTTCTTCTGAGGGCATCAGGCACCGAGCCTTCGTTCAGGATCTTCTCGGAGTCGAAGGACAAAGAAAAAGCCGAGTCCAGAGCCGAGGAGTACGTGTCTATGGCGGAGGAATTCCTCAGTTCCTGA